In a single window of the Methylophaga frappieri genome:
- a CDS encoding heme/hemin ABC transporter substrate-binding protein, which yields MLKKLILLITLFIPLYSHADVTSLAPRIVSVDSNATEILLALELGDHIVATDITSQSLLPSAVDNLGYHRTLSAEGLLQTNADWVIGSDHMGPPETLRLLEKAPLKLVQLASPTSLDALSGNVMQLGTMLAREDLAKALVTDIAQRQKKLADTNSSHQLRMVFLLDLGDRGLSQAGTGTTAAALITLLNGNNISTFSGYQSVSIEALLSANPDVILIGQRADGELDPANLLERYPLLENTRAGTQQQIIGINAAKLIAGLSLGALDEALRVSALLSASRSP from the coding sequence ATGCTCAAAAAACTTATCTTGCTGATAACGCTATTTATCCCGCTATACAGTCATGCTGATGTGACATCCTTGGCGCCAAGAATTGTCAGTGTTGACAGTAATGCCACGGAAATTCTGCTTGCCCTTGAACTGGGGGATCATATTGTTGCAACCGACATCACCAGTCAGTCGTTATTGCCCTCAGCGGTTGACAATCTTGGCTACCATCGAACCCTTTCCGCAGAAGGTCTGCTACAAACCAATGCTGACTGGGTGATTGGCAGTGATCATATGGGGCCACCTGAAACACTGCGCCTGTTAGAAAAGGCCCCTTTAAAACTGGTGCAACTGGCCAGTCCAACCAGCCTTGACGCATTGTCTGGCAATGTCATGCAGCTTGGTACGATGCTGGCGCGAGAAGATCTGGCAAAGGCATTGGTTACCGATATTGCTCAGCGGCAGAAAAAACTGGCTGATACCAATTCGAGTCATCAATTACGTATGGTCTTTTTGCTGGATCTAGGCGATCGTGGTCTGTCACAGGCTGGTACAGGTACAACGGCCGCTGCCTTGATTACCTTACTCAATGGCAACAATATCAGTACTTTTTCAGGCTACCAATCTGTCTCCATTGAAGCCCTACTCAGCGCTAACCCGGATGTCATTCTGATCGGTCAGCGTGCCGATGGAGAGCTGGATCCTGCGAATCTATTAGAACGTTACCCTTTGCTGGAGAATACCCGTGCCGGTACTCAGCAACAGATTATTGGCATCAACGCTGCCAAACTCATCGCCGGCCTGAGCCTTGGCGCTCTGGATGAAGCCTTGCGAGTTAGCGCATTGCTGTCTGCTAGCCGCTCGCCTTAA
- the gatB gene encoding Asp-tRNA(Asn)/Glu-tRNA(Gln) amidotransferase subunit GatB, with the protein MDWEVVIGLEIHAQLATKTKIFSGAATNYGAAPNTQACAVDLGLPGVLPVLNKEAVRMALKFGLAVDAEIADRSVFARKNYFYPDLPKGYQISQYELPVVGQGKISIELDDGSEKVIGITRAHLEEDAGKSLHEDFDGQTGIDLNRAGTPLLEIVSEPDMRSAKEAVAYMKKIHSLVRYLEICDGNMQEGSFRCDANVSVRPKGQEKFGTRAELKNINSFRNVERAINIEVERQIDVIESGGEVIQETRLFDADKNETRSMRSKEEANDYRYFPDPDLLPLVLEPGLLETLRSSLPELPNEKRDRFIQALGLSLYDASVLTSSRELADYYESVLAETGGKAPKICANWVIVELSGALNKAGLDIEDSPVSAKQLAGIIERIEDNTISGKIAKSVFEALWQGEATDADAIIEAKGLKQVTDIGAIEAMIDDVIAANPQQVVQYREGKEQLLGYFVGQVMQASKGKANPGQVNAILKQKLAE; encoded by the coding sequence ATGGATTGGGAAGTGGTTATCGGGCTGGAAATTCATGCCCAGTTAGCAACCAAAACAAAAATTTTCTCGGGCGCAGCGACCAATTATGGCGCTGCACCAAACACACAGGCTTGCGCCGTTGATTTGGGCTTGCCAGGCGTTTTGCCAGTGTTGAACAAAGAAGCCGTGCGCATGGCATTAAAATTTGGCCTCGCAGTGGACGCAGAAATTGCTGATCGTTCTGTGTTTGCCCGAAAAAATTACTTTTACCCAGACCTGCCCAAAGGCTATCAAATTAGTCAGTATGAGTTACCCGTTGTTGGGCAAGGCAAAATCAGTATTGAATTAGACGATGGCAGTGAAAAGGTGATTGGCATTACCCGTGCCCACCTCGAAGAAGATGCAGGTAAATCATTGCACGAAGACTTTGATGGCCAAACCGGTATCGATTTAAACCGGGCTGGAACGCCATTATTGGAAATTGTCTCTGAACCGGATATGCGAAGCGCTAAAGAAGCGGTCGCATATATGAAGAAAATTCATTCTCTCGTACGGTATTTAGAGATTTGTGATGGCAACATGCAGGAAGGATCTTTCCGTTGTGATGCCAACGTTTCTGTTCGTCCTAAAGGCCAAGAAAAATTTGGCACCCGCGCCGAATTAAAAAACATCAACTCTTTCCGAAATGTTGAACGTGCTATCAATATCGAGGTGGAACGCCAGATTGATGTCATTGAAAGTGGCGGAGAAGTGATCCAGGAAACCCGGCTATTTGATGCAGATAAAAATGAAACGCGCTCCATGCGCAGCAAGGAAGAAGCCAATGATTATCGCTACTTCCCGGACCCAGATTTGCTGCCACTCGTGTTGGAGCCTGGCTTACTCGAAACGCTCCGCTCCAGTCTGCCCGAATTACCCAATGAAAAACGAGATCGTTTCATACAAGCGCTCGGCCTGTCGCTCTATGACGCCTCAGTCCTGACCAGCAGCCGCGAGTTAGCCGACTACTATGAGTCTGTCTTGGCAGAAACGGGCGGCAAGGCACCGAAAATCTGTGCCAACTGGGTCATTGTTGAATTAAGTGGCGCTCTGAATAAAGCCGGATTAGATATTGAGGATTCACCTGTTTCCGCCAAGCAGTTGGCGGGGATTATCGAACGTATTGAAGACAACACGATTTCCGGCAAAATTGCCAAGTCAGTCTTCGAAGCCTTATGGCAGGGTGAAGCAACGGATGCGGATGCCATTATCGAAGCGAAAGGTCTCAAACAAGTCACCGATATAGGCGCAATTGAAGCCATGATTGATGACGTTATCGCCGCCAATCCACAGCAAGTTGTTCAGTATCGAGAAGGTAAAGAACAGTTGCTCGGCTATTTTGTTGGCCAGGTTATGCAGGCCTCGAAAGGCAAAGCCAACCCCGGACAAGTCAATGCGATTTTAAAACAAAAGCTGGCAGAGTAA
- a CDS encoding HAD family hydrolase, which yields MALAIFDLDNTLLGGDSDYLWGRYLAENNIVDAKAYHEANLAFYHDYQAGQLDINAFLEFVFTPLKENTLPDLLQWREAYLQEKIRPIMLPKASELITYHRQQGDTLLIITATNRFLTQPIAEALGIEHLIATEPEMIDGRYTGKVAGIPSFQDGKVSRLTTWLSEQDETLEDSIFYSDSHNDLPLLEKVTFPVAVDPDATLRKVAEQRGWKILSLR from the coding sequence ATGGCTTTAGCAATTTTTGATCTCGACAATACCTTGCTTGGCGGTGACAGTGATTATCTGTGGGGACGCTATCTCGCGGAAAACAATATTGTCGATGCCAAGGCTTACCATGAGGCCAATTTGGCTTTCTATCATGATTATCAGGCCGGACAGCTCGATATTAATGCTTTTCTGGAATTTGTTTTCACCCCGCTTAAGGAAAATACCTTGCCGGATCTGCTGCAATGGCGTGAAGCTTATTTGCAGGAAAAAATCCGACCCATCATGCTACCCAAAGCCAGTGAGCTGATTACTTATCACCGACAGCAAGGTGACACCCTGCTGATTATTACCGCAACGAATCGTTTTCTCACTCAGCCTATTGCTGAAGCTTTAGGTATCGAACACCTTATTGCTACCGAACCTGAAATGATCGATGGTCGTTATACCGGTAAGGTTGCCGGTATCCCTTCATTTCAAGACGGTAAAGTAAGTCGTTTAACGACTTGGCTGTCAGAACAAGACGAGACCTTAGAAGACAGTATTTTTTACAGTGACTCTCATAACGATTTACCCTTATTGGAGAAAGTGACCTTTCCGGTTGCCGTCGACCCGGACGCCACCTTGCGCAAGGTCGCCGAACAACGCGGCTGGAAAATTCTCAGCTTGCGGTAA
- a CDS encoding RNA pyrophosphohydrolase has translation MIDKDGFRANVGIIICNDDNQVLWAQRTQHDSWQFPQGGIKQDETAEQAAFRELAEEVGLLPQHVELLAQSRGWLRYRLPKRYLRYGNKPLCIGQKQRWFLMRLIGSEADVRLDVHEKPEFDDWRWVNYWTPVEEIVFFKRRVYEKALHEFAPVLFPEYRRHRQKKIN, from the coding sequence GTGATTGACAAAGATGGCTTTAGAGCCAACGTGGGGATTATCATCTGCAATGATGACAATCAGGTTTTGTGGGCGCAACGTACCCAGCATGATTCCTGGCAATTTCCTCAAGGCGGCATAAAACAGGACGAAACGGCGGAGCAGGCCGCTTTTCGTGAACTGGCTGAAGAAGTCGGCTTATTGCCGCAACATGTTGAGTTGCTTGCCCAGTCGCGAGGCTGGCTACGTTACCGTTTGCCTAAACGTTATTTAAGATATGGCAATAAACCCCTTTGTATCGGTCAAAAACAGCGCTGGTTTTTAATGCGGCTGATTGGCAGCGAAGCGGATGTCCGGCTTGATGTGCACGAAAAACCCGAGTTTGATGATTGGCGCTGGGTAAATTACTGGACGCCGGTCGAAGAAATTGTGTTTTTTAAACGACGTGTTTATGAAAAAGCTTTGCACGAATTTGCCCCGGTTTTGTTTCCCGAGTATCGGCGTCATCGCCAGAAAAAAATCAATTGA
- the argA gene encoding amino-acid N-acetyltransferase yields the protein MTSKNDQLSGQDMIRWFRAAAPYIHAHGGATFVIAFDGESIAGPEFDHLIHDLAILNSLEIRLVLIFGARPQIEQRCHALQVPVHYHHCLRITDDASMQIARQVIGDLRIAIEAKLSAGLPQTPMADARIRCVSGNWVTARPAGIIDGIDLGHTGEVRRIDSVAIHQQLEQGNVVLLSPLGYSLTGEIFNLSAEAIATAVATSLQADKLIFIGQRDAALPREITLDQITDYQHPMLAAAQTACLGGVERVHLLDRLIDGALLQELFSRDGVGTLISAHSFESIRQATIDDVGGILELLHPLEANGVLVKRSRELLEREIEKFTVMERDGSVVACAALYPYPESQVAELACLAVSDSYRRRGRGKQLLAVLEQRARQQGLQALYVLTTQTAHWFIEHGFQRSDIADLPVEKQALYNYQRNSSVFRKSLN from the coding sequence ATGACAAGCAAAAATGACCAATTGTCTGGCCAGGATATGATTCGCTGGTTTCGGGCTGCAGCGCCTTATATTCATGCGCACGGCGGCGCGACTTTTGTTATTGCCTTTGATGGTGAAAGCATTGCGGGGCCAGAGTTTGATCATTTAATTCATGATCTGGCCATTTTAAACAGCCTTGAAATTCGCCTTGTCCTTATCTTTGGTGCGCGCCCGCAAATCGAACAGCGCTGTCATGCACTGCAGGTACCAGTGCATTATCATCACTGTTTGCGCATTACCGACGATGCAAGCATGCAAATAGCCAGACAGGTTATCGGTGATTTGCGGATTGCGATCGAGGCCAAGCTGTCTGCGGGACTGCCGCAAACACCGATGGCAGATGCGCGTATTCGCTGCGTGAGTGGCAATTGGGTCACAGCGCGGCCTGCCGGCATTATTGATGGCATTGACTTAGGCCATACAGGCGAAGTCAGGCGTATTGACAGTGTCGCGATTCATCAGCAATTAGAACAAGGCAATGTCGTATTGTTATCCCCGCTGGGATACTCGCTAACCGGTGAAATTTTTAATTTGTCAGCGGAAGCCATCGCCACCGCTGTGGCGACCAGCTTACAGGCAGACAAACTCATCTTTATTGGTCAACGTGATGCGGCTTTGCCTCGAGAAATCACGCTGGATCAGATAACTGACTATCAGCATCCCATGCTTGCTGCAGCACAAACCGCTTGCTTAGGTGGCGTTGAGCGAGTGCATTTACTGGATCGATTAATTGATGGGGCGCTACTGCAAGAATTATTCAGTCGTGATGGCGTTGGCACCTTGATTAGTGCGCACTCTTTTGAGTCTATCCGGCAAGCGACTATTGATGATGTCGGTGGCATTTTGGAGTTATTGCACCCATTAGAGGCAAATGGTGTTTTGGTTAAACGCTCGCGCGAACTGTTAGAACGAGAAATTGAAAAATTCACCGTCATGGAGCGTGACGGCAGCGTTGTTGCCTGTGCTGCCCTATATCCCTATCCAGAAAGCCAGGTAGCGGAGCTGGCCTGCCTAGCCGTTTCAGATAGTTACCGTCGTCGCGGTCGCGGCAAACAGCTGTTAGCCGTATTAGAACAACGGGCGAGACAGCAAGGGTTACAAGCGCTTTATGTATTAACGACGCAGACGGCACATTGGTTTATTGAGCATGGTTTTCAACGCTCTGATATTGCTGATCTGCCTGTTGAAAAGCAGGCACTGTATAATTATCAACGTAATTCCAGCGTTTTTCGAAAATCACTCAATTGA
- a CDS encoding heme ABC transporter ATP-binding protein, giving the protein MALLDIHNLHLQRSSKTILHIEQASLNTAEIVAVLGPNGAGKSSLLKILASQWQPESGHILFHNTPLQTLTRRDRAQHIGVLPQSSELNFPFRAQEVVAIGATPLSMDKHTIDQQTRHWMQKTATLTLADRLYTSLSGGERQRVQLARVLLQISMATRAPLLLLDEPTSAQDLGQQHDLLAMLRELTQQQQATILMIMHDLNLAGRYADQIWLLNQGKMVASGRPDAILHPDRVKSVWGYYPEVLQSRDGRQVLV; this is encoded by the coding sequence ATGGCTTTGCTGGATATTCATAATTTGCACCTGCAACGAAGCAGCAAAACGATTCTGCATATTGAGCAGGCCAGTCTAAATACGGCTGAAATTGTCGCCGTGCTGGGTCCTAACGGCGCGGGTAAATCCAGTCTGTTAAAAATATTGGCGTCGCAATGGCAGCCAGAGAGTGGTCACATTCTATTCCACAATACCCCACTACAGACTTTGACTCGACGCGATCGCGCCCAGCATATTGGTGTCTTACCACAAAGCAGTGAGCTGAATTTCCCTTTTCGCGCACAAGAAGTCGTGGCGATTGGCGCCACGCCGCTTTCCATGGATAAACACACTATCGATCAACAAACCCGGCATTGGATGCAAAAAACGGCCACGCTGACATTGGCTGACCGCCTGTATACCAGCCTGTCTGGAGGGGAGCGCCAACGGGTGCAACTTGCCCGCGTATTGTTACAAATCTCAATGGCAACACGAGCGCCTTTATTGTTGCTTGATGAACCGACCTCGGCACAGGATCTGGGTCAACAACATGACTTGCTGGCGATGTTGCGCGAGCTCACTCAACAGCAACAGGCCACCATTCTGATGATTATGCATGACCTTAATCTGGCGGGACGTTATGCCGATCAGATCTGGTTGTTAAATCAAGGTAAGATGGTTGCATCTGGCCGCCCTGATGCGATATTGCATCCAGACCGGGTGAAATCTGTTTGGGGTTATTACCCTGAGGTTCTGCAGTCGAGGGATGGTCGTCAGGTATTAGTCTGA
- the ilvD gene encoding dihydroxy-acid dehydratase: protein MPEYRSKTSTAGRNMAGARALWRATGMKDDDFNKPIIAIANSFTQFVPGHVHLKDLGQLVAREIESVGGVAKEFNTIAVDDGIAMGHSGMLYSLPSREIIADSVEYMVNAHCADALVCISNCDKITPGMLMAAMRLNIPVVFVSGGPMEAGKTKLAGKDVKLDLVDAMVQAADDRISDADVEQVERSACPTCGSCSGMFTANSMNCLTEALGLSLPGNGSLLATHADRRELFLEAGRRIVDLAKRYYENDEADVLPRAIASKAAFENAIALDIAMGGSTNTVLHLLAAANEAEVDFTMADIDRMSRKIPNLCKVAPATNKYHMEDVHRAGGVVGILAELAAGGLLHTDVPTVHSKTMQVGLEQWDVSRNQNEAAHKRYSAGPAGIPTQTAFSQDCRWPELDLDRENGCIRQISHAYSQDGGLAVLYGNIAEEGCIVKTAGVDDSILKFSGPARIFESQDAAVTAILTEQIVAGDVVLIRFEGPKGGPGMQEMLYPTSYLKSKGLGKSCALLTDGRFSGGTSGLSIGHASPEAAEGGNIGLVEEGDIIHIDIPNRTINVDLTNEELAHRRAKMETRGEQAWKPVSRQRKVSLALQAYAALTTSAAKGAVRDVDQLKRR from the coding sequence ATGCCTGAATATCGTTCTAAAACCTCAACGGCCGGCCGAAACATGGCGGGCGCCCGAGCGCTTTGGCGGGCAACGGGGATGAAAGATGACGATTTCAATAAACCCATTATTGCTATTGCCAACTCATTTACCCAGTTTGTGCCAGGGCATGTCCATCTTAAAGATTTAGGCCAGTTAGTTGCGCGTGAAATCGAGTCTGTGGGCGGCGTTGCCAAAGAGTTTAATACCATTGCGGTCGACGATGGCATTGCCATGGGCCACAGCGGCATGCTTTACAGTTTACCGTCACGCGAAATTATTGCCGACTCGGTAGAATATATGGTTAATGCGCATTGTGCGGATGCGCTGGTTTGTATTTCCAATTGCGACAAAATAACCCCGGGCATGCTGATGGCGGCAATGCGTCTGAATATCCCAGTAGTATTTGTATCTGGCGGGCCGATGGAGGCGGGTAAAACCAAGCTGGCCGGCAAAGATGTCAAACTGGATCTGGTTGATGCCATGGTGCAGGCAGCGGATGATCGGATCAGTGATGCTGATGTCGAACAAGTCGAGCGTAGTGCTTGCCCGACCTGTGGCAGCTGCTCAGGCATGTTCACCGCTAACTCCATGAACTGTTTGACCGAAGCGTTGGGTTTGTCTTTGCCCGGCAATGGCTCATTGCTAGCCACGCATGCCGATCGGCGCGAATTATTTCTGGAAGCAGGCCGCCGCATTGTCGATTTGGCCAAACGTTACTACGAAAATGATGAAGCAGATGTCTTGCCCAGAGCCATTGCTAGTAAAGCCGCTTTTGAAAATGCTATTGCATTAGATATCGCCATGGGGGGGTCGACCAATACAGTGTTGCACTTATTGGCTGCGGCGAATGAGGCAGAAGTGGATTTCACCATGGCAGATATTGACCGCATGTCTCGTAAAATACCCAACCTCTGTAAAGTTGCCCCGGCAACAAATAAATATCACATGGAAGATGTACATCGTGCCGGTGGTGTTGTTGGGATTTTGGCCGAGCTGGCAGCGGGTGGCTTATTGCATACTGATGTCCCAACAGTACATAGCAAAACCATGCAGGTCGGCTTGGAACAATGGGATGTGAGTCGTAATCAGAATGAAGCCGCGCATAAACGTTATTCTGCGGGACCAGCAGGTATACCAACCCAGACGGCATTTAGTCAGGACTGTCGCTGGCCAGAGTTGGATCTGGATCGTGAAAATGGCTGTATCCGTCAGATATCGCACGCTTACAGTCAGGATGGTGGCTTGGCAGTACTTTACGGCAATATTGCAGAAGAAGGCTGCATTGTGAAAACGGCTGGTGTCGATGATTCGATTCTCAAGTTTTCAGGTCCGGCACGGATTTTTGAATCTCAGGATGCCGCCGTAACGGCCATCTTGACCGAGCAAATCGTTGCCGGTGATGTCGTCCTGATTCGCTTTGAAGGCCCGAAAGGTGGCCCTGGAATGCAAGAAATGTTGTATCCAACCAGTTATCTAAAATCTAAAGGGCTGGGCAAATCCTGTGCATTATTAACAGACGGCCGCTTTTCCGGGGGCACCTCAGGCCTATCCATCGGTCATGCCTCACCAGAAGCGGCAGAAGGCGGCAATATTGGGTTAGTTGAGGAAGGCGACATCATTCACATTGACATCCCCAACCGCACCATTAATGTTGATTTGACCAATGAAGAACTGGCCCATCGGCGTGCAAAAATGGAAACGCGAGGGGAGCAGGCCTGGAAGCCCGTCTCACGCCAACGCAAAGTTAGTCTGGCACTGCAGGCTTATGCCGCATTAACGACCTCTGCGGCTAAAGGTGCCGTTCGGGATGTGGACCAGCTCAAACGACGCTAG
- a CDS encoding FIST signal transduction protein, giving the protein MKFAQEHLTAKTALSKLSGKSPLPNANWVLVFGSVNRFSERNLALQLQKRYPDAQIIGCTTSGEITGDGVFDDSLHITAMHWERSQLRFIAKPVNSMAQSHALGAQIANELLAPDLKGLFVLSDGLNVNGSELVEGLQEVLPNIPITGGLAGDAAQFTQTLMLNDGKIQDRVVIAVGIYGQDAIVTSGAQGGWKPYGPPRRITRAEKNVVFELDNKPALPLYKMYIGYYANTLPSSGLNFPFAIMDDKNINVIRTLLSINEQDNSLTFAGNIETGATVRFLKSDHDQLVIGASDAARQILEKGVNINDKALAICVSCVGRKLVMDEQVSDEVFAVQRLLGMQTAITGFYSNGEICSGEDDRHGLLHNQTMTIAYLGEHLN; this is encoded by the coding sequence ATGAAGTTTGCTCAAGAACACCTCACCGCCAAAACGGCGCTGTCTAAATTATCTGGCAAGTCGCCATTACCAAATGCGAATTGGGTACTGGTGTTTGGCTCGGTCAACCGTTTTAGTGAACGCAATCTGGCCTTGCAGCTACAAAAACGTTACCCCGATGCCCAAATTATTGGCTGCACCACCTCGGGCGAAATCACCGGTGATGGCGTCTTTGATGACAGCTTGCACATCACCGCTATGCATTGGGAGCGAAGCCAGTTACGCTTTATCGCGAAACCTGTAAACAGTATGGCGCAGTCTCATGCGCTTGGCGCCCAAATTGCGAATGAGTTACTCGCCCCGGATCTGAAAGGTTTATTTGTGCTGAGCGATGGTCTCAATGTCAATGGCTCTGAGTTGGTCGAAGGGTTGCAGGAAGTGCTGCCAAACATTCCGATTACGGGTGGATTAGCTGGTGATGCAGCACAATTCACACAAACATTAATGTTGAATGATGGCAAAATTCAGGATCGGGTTGTGATTGCCGTTGGCATTTATGGCCAAGACGCTATTGTTACCAGCGGCGCTCAAGGCGGTTGGAAACCCTACGGTCCACCACGACGCATTACCCGTGCTGAAAAAAACGTGGTGTTTGAGTTGGATAACAAGCCAGCCCTGCCTCTGTATAAAATGTATATCGGTTATTACGCCAATACGCTGCCTTCTTCTGGACTTAACTTTCCTTTTGCCATCATGGATGACAAAAATATCAATGTCATTCGAACCTTATTATCCATTAACGAACAAGATAATAGCCTGACTTTTGCTGGGAATATTGAAACCGGTGCCACGGTACGTTTTTTGAAATCTGACCATGATCAATTGGTCATTGGTGCCAGTGACGCTGCTCGGCAAATCCTGGAGAAAGGGGTCAATATCAATGACAAAGCTTTGGCTATCTGTGTCAGTTGCGTCGGCCGCAAGCTGGTAATGGATGAGCAGGTTTCCGATGAGGTTTTCGCCGTCCAGCGTTTACTGGGTATGCAAACGGCCATTACGGGTTTTTATTCTAATGGCGAGATTTGCTCAGGTGAAGATGACCGCCATGGCCTGCTACATAATCAGACCATGACCATCGCCTATCTGGGCGAGCATCTTAATTGA
- a CDS encoding FecCD family ABC transporter permease, which yields MYFSGVFVVRLVWLAMLILLIFGVLLSITSGPMALPADQSLLTLWDALFGSSFSGLEGYQQLVITDIRWPRTLLALFVGALLALCGAVTQGLFRNPLADPGIIGVSSGAGLGAAIAIVLLPASLATILTPVSAFLGGLVTTLLVYRLAKSQYGSTSVLILLLAGVAVAAFTGAVVGFLTFIANDQALRDLTLWGMGSLNGASTLMLWLTGLTSLVLFVIYHHHAASLNALLIGEAEAEHLGIDTEKLKRRLIVITAVGVGVAVSASGIIGFIGLVIPHLIRMSLGPDHRLLLPLSALAGAGLLLMADIGARVWMAPAELPVGLVTALLGAPFFVFLLLQQRQRLSAL from the coding sequence ATGTACTTTTCCGGCGTGTTTGTTGTCAGACTGGTCTGGCTGGCAATGCTGATTTTGCTGATTTTCGGGGTTTTGCTGTCTATCACCTCAGGTCCGATGGCGTTACCCGCCGACCAAAGTCTGCTGACCTTGTGGGATGCGCTGTTTGGTTCGTCGTTTTCCGGACTGGAAGGTTATCAACAATTGGTGATCACCGACATTCGCTGGCCACGAACGTTACTGGCATTGTTTGTTGGTGCCCTATTGGCGTTGTGTGGTGCCGTAACACAAGGCTTGTTCCGAAATCCGCTGGCTGATCCAGGCATTATTGGCGTTTCTTCCGGTGCGGGTTTAGGCGCTGCGATTGCCATCGTCTTGTTACCGGCCTCACTGGCAACCATTCTCACGCCGGTTTCGGCCTTTTTGGGTGGCCTGGTAACAACCTTGCTGGTTTACCGATTGGCCAAATCTCAATATGGGTCAACCTCGGTTTTGATTCTCTTATTAGCAGGGGTTGCCGTTGCCGCTTTCACCGGTGCGGTAGTCGGATTTTTAACTTTTATCGCCAATGATCAAGCTCTGCGTGATCTCACACTTTGGGGGATGGGCTCGCTTAACGGGGCATCAACTTTAATGCTCTGGCTTACTGGCCTGACCAGCTTGGTACTTTTTGTTATCTATCATCATCACGCTGCGTCACTGAATGCCTTGTTGATTGGTGAAGCAGAAGCTGAGCACCTGGGCATTGATACCGAAAAGCTAAAAAGACGACTCATCGTCATCACGGCGGTGGGCGTCGGTGTTGCTGTCTCAGCATCCGGTATTATTGGATTTATTGGACTGGTGATACCGCATTTGATTCGAATGAGTCTGGGGCCGGATCACCGTCTTTTACTGCCACTCTCTGCCCTTGCAGGGGCTGGATTACTGCTTATGGCCGATATTGGTGCCAGAGTCTGGATGGCACCCGCTGAATTACCGGTCGGCCTGGTTACGGCCTTATTAGGAGCACCATTTTTCGTGTTCCTGCTATTGCAGCAACGTCAGCGGTTGAGTGCGCTTTAA